A single window of Salvia splendens isolate huo1 chromosome 8, SspV2, whole genome shotgun sequence DNA harbors:
- the LOC121743947 gene encoding sugar transporter ERD6-like 5 isoform X2 has product MDSVSTTTSLLPEISPEVAAGANNSDSDSATAILVLSTVVGVAGSYVFGSAVGFSSPGQPRIVDDLGLTVAEATAMETETVGSLKLQKRERRVPPP; this is encoded by the exons ATGGACTCGGTAAGCACCACAACCTCTCTGCTTCCAGAGATAAGCCCGGAGGTCGCTGCCGGTGCTAACAATTCCGATTCAGACTCCGCCACCGCTATTCTTGTACTAAGCACCGTTGTGGGCGTCGCAGGTTCATATGTTTTTGGCTCTGCT GTGGGATTTTCGTCGCCTGGGCAGCCAAGAATTGTGGATGATCTTGGATTAACAGTGGCAGAGGCGACGGCGATGGAGACGGAGACGGTTGGATCGCTCAAATTGcagaagagagaaagaag GGTTCCACCACCGTGA
- the LOC121743947 gene encoding uncharacterized protein LOC121743947 isoform X1, whose amino-acid sequence MDSVSTTTSLLPEISPEVAAGANNSDSDSATAILVLSTVVGVAGSYVFGSAVGFSSPGQPRIVDDLGLTVAEATAMETETVGSLKLQKRERRLNSGNLQCGGEGSTTVTSILRHVSSIPAAISSIPRRRIVRAHHRAFLRQFPALCPPILTASRSLRLRFLLI is encoded by the exons ATGGACTCGGTAAGCACCACAACCTCTCTGCTTCCAGAGATAAGCCCGGAGGTCGCTGCCGGTGCTAACAATTCCGATTCAGACTCCGCCACCGCTATTCTTGTACTAAGCACCGTTGTGGGCGTCGCAGGTTCATATGTTTTTGGCTCTGCT GTGGGATTTTCGTCGCCTGGGCAGCCAAGAATTGTGGATGATCTTGGATTAACAGTGGCAGAGGCGACGGCGATGGAGACGGAGACGGTTGGATCGCTCAAATTGcagaagagagaaagaaggttGAATAGTGGGAATTTGCAGTGTGGTGGCGAG GGTTCCACCACCGTGACCTCCATTCTTCGTCATGTTTCCTCCATTCCAGCCGCCATTTCCTCCATTCCTCGTCGTCGCATAGTTAGGGCTCATCACCGTGCTTTCCTCCGTCAATTTCCGGCGTTGTGTCCTCCAATCCTCACCGCCTCACGATCGCTGCGATTGCGTTTTCTTCTAATCTAG